In Natronobacterium texcoconense, the genomic window CCTCGACGAACTCCTGGATCTCCTCGTAGTTGTCCCGTGCCTGCTGGGAGTCGACGAGGTCGACCTTGTTCTGGGCGATGACGATGTTGTCGATTCCGATGATGTCGAGTGCCATCAGGTGCTCTTCGGTCTGTGGCTGTGGCACGGGCTCGTTGGCGCTGACGACCAGCACGGCGCCGTCCATCAGCGACGCTCCCGACAGCATCGTCGCCATCAGGGTCTCGTGCCCTGGGGCGTCGACGAACGAGACGGTCCGAAGCGGCTCGCTTTCCGAGCCGTCCGGACACTCCTCGGCGACGGTGTAACACTCGGGTTCCTCGACTCCCTCGCAGTGACGGAACGTCGCGTCCGCGTAGCCGAGCCTGATGGAGATGCCGCGTTTCATCTCCTCACTGTGCTGGTCGGTCCACGACCCACTCAGGGCTTGGACCAGCGTGGTCTTGCCGTGGTCGACGTGACCGACGAGCCCGATGTTCACCTCCGGTTGTTGATTTCCTGCCATAAGACGATGAGTAATCTTGGGAATAGCTTCCCTCGTGCGCTTGATAAACCTACTGTTCTGAAGGCGGCCTCGGCGGGGGGTGATGCGTCGGTGTGACAGGGTTCGACCGTGCTCGTGCGTCCGTGTTCGCTATATAATACCTATACTGGCCTCGAGCGCCGATCGACCGCACACGATCCGGTGCTCGTGGCTCGGAAAAGTCAATGAAGTTACAAAAATGCGTTTCAGCCAATAGTTTTGATAACGCGTATCATAGGTGCCGATATGAGCGGATCAAACGTTTCGAGCGAGCGGGAACCCGACACCGAACCCGTCCTCGAGTGTGTGGACTGTCTCGACCCGGCCGACGCCTTCGCGCTGGTCGGCAACGAGACGCGGCTGTCGATTCTCCGTGCGCTGTGGGCCGCCGACGAGCGACCCGTGTCGTTCTCGGAACTGCGCCGTGAGGTCGGGATGACCGACTCCGCGCAGTTCAACTACCACCTCCAGGAGTTGACGGGCCACTTCGTCACGCAGGGAGAGGACGGCTACACGTTCAAACACGCCGGCGAGAAGGTCGTCCGGTCGGTGATCGCGGGCTCGTTCAACGAACAGCCGACGCTCGAGCCGTTCCCCGTCGAGGGGGCCTGTATCGACTGTGACGGCCCGCTACAGGCGGTCTACGAGGACGAACGGCTCGGCATCGAGTGTCGCGACTGTGGGCAGTGTCACGGCGAGTACGCCTTCCCGCCGGGTGGGTTGAACGACCGCACTCACGGGGAGATCGCCGACGCGTTCGACCAGCGCGTCCGTCATCTCCACTGTCTGGCGGCCGACGGCGTCTGTCCGGAGTGTAGCGGCCGAATGGAGAGCCGGATCGTCGAACACGGCGACTGCTGTCTCGGCGTCGAACTGCGCGTCGACCACGAGTGCGCCCAGTGTGGTCACACGCTCTGTTCTGCGGCCGGCCTCCGCCTGCTCGACCACTCTGCGGTCGTCAGCTTCCACCGCGACCGCGGCGTCGCCCTGGACGAGCGACCGTACTGGACGCTCCCCTGGTGCGTCGCCGACGAACACACTCGTATCGTCGAGCGCGATCCCTACCGCCTCGAGGTGCGGATTCCGCTCGAGGGGGACCTGCTGCGCGTTCGGCTCGACGAGGGGCTGAACGTGCTCGAGACGAGCGTCGAACTCGCGGAGTAAACCGCTGCTCTCGTTCTGATCGGTTCGATGCGGTCCGGCCACCGCCACTACTGAAGACGATTTCAGTAACGAACGCTACAGAAATATAATTCAGATTATACTTATCGGGTGTCGGGTTCTTCCACTACGTGTAGGACAATGCGATCTCAGGATCCGATTCGACCGCCCTATACGCGTACCGCCGATCCCAACCATCCGCCGTCGCTCGGGACGACGATCGTGACGACCGCAGCGTTCGTCATCAGCTTCGGCGTTACAGCACTCACCATCGATCTACTCGGTGGCACGTCGACTGCCGCCGCAACCGGCATCGCCGTCGGATTCGTGACGCTGGTCGCGGTCGCCGGAACGCTGACAGCCGCCAGTCGACGACTCCGAACCCGTCTCGAGCGTTCCGACCGAGAATCCGAACGCGACGCGCGCTGTGAGTTCCCCGACGCCGAGTCGCCCGATACCGAGCGGTGTCACGCGACGCGAGCGAGCGTCGACTGATACTGCCGAACAGCGACGACGGCGACGTCACCGACCTTCGAACAGGACAACACCGAGTCAGCAGGACAGTTCGTTTTTATCCG contains:
- a CDS encoding winged helix-turn-helix domain-containing protein; this encodes MSGSNVSSEREPDTEPVLECVDCLDPADAFALVGNETRLSILRALWAADERPVSFSELRREVGMTDSAQFNYHLQELTGHFVTQGEDGYTFKHAGEKVVRSVIAGSFNEQPTLEPFPVEGACIDCDGPLQAVYEDERLGIECRDCGQCHGEYAFPPGGLNDRTHGEIADAFDQRVRHLHCLAADGVCPECSGRMESRIVEHGDCCLGVELRVDHECAQCGHTLCSAAGLRLLDHSAVVSFHRDRGVALDERPYWTLPWCVADEHTRIVERDPYRLEVRIPLEGDLLRVRLDEGLNVLETSVELAE